In the genome of Eschrichtius robustus isolate mEscRob2 chromosome 12, mEscRob2.pri, whole genome shotgun sequence, one region contains:
- the CCR8 gene encoding C-C chemokine receptor type 8 has protein sequence MDYTLEPNVTITDYYYPDIISSPCDGELIQRDSKLLLAIFYCLLFVFGLLGNSLVILVLVTCKKLRSITDIYLLNLAVSDLLFVFSFPFQTHYQLDQWVFGTVMCKVVSGFYYIGFFSSMFFITLMSVDRYLAVVRAVYAMKVRTTRMGIALSLVVWLIALVATSPLLVFYQEASEDGVLQCYLYYNQETLKWKIFIHFEMNILGLLIPFTILMFCYISILHQLKSCQNHNKTKAIKLVLIVVVVSLLFWVPFNVVLFLTSLHSMHILDGCVMSQRLICATLVTETISFIHCCVNPIIYAFMGEKFKKHLSEIFQKSCSHIFLYIGRQISREAWERSSSYQHSSHSSSIDYIL, from the coding sequence ATGGATTATACACTTGAGCCCAATGTGACAATAACTGACTACTACTATCCTGATATCATCTCAAGCCCCTGTGATGGGGAACTTATCCAAAGAGATAGCAAGTTGCTTCTTGCCATCTTTTACTGCCTCCTGTTTGTATTTGGTCTTCTGGGAAACAGCCTGGTCATCCTGGTCCTTGTCACCTGCAAGAAGCTGAGGAGCATCACAGATATATACCTCTTGAACCTGGCAGTGTCTGACTTGCTTTttgtcttctccttcccctttcaGACCCACTATCAGCTGGACCAGTGGGTGTTTGGGACTGTAATGTGCAAGGTGGTCTCTGGCTTTTATTACATTGGCTTCTTTAGCAGCATGTTCTTTATCACCCTCATGAGTGTGGACAGGTACCTGGCAGTTGTCCGTGCTGTATACGCCATGAAAGTGAGGACAACCAGAATGGGCATAGCCCTGAGTCTGGTGGTGTGGCTGATTGCCCTCGTGGCCACCAGCCCATTACTAGTATTTTACCAAGAGGCCTCTGAAGATGGTGTTCTACAGTGTTATTTGTATTACAATCAAGAGACGCTGAAGTGGAAGATCTTCATCCACTTTGAAATGAATATCTTAGGCCTGTTGATCCCATTCACCATCCTTATGTTCTGCTACATTAGCATCCTGCACCAGCTGAAGAGTTGCCAGAACCACAACAAGACCAAGGCCATCAAGCtcgttctcattgtggtggttgtCTCTTTACTCTTCTGGGTTCCGTTCAATGTAGTACTCTTCCTTACTTCCCTGCACAGCATGCACATCTTGGATGGATGCGTCATGAGCCAGCGGTTGATCTGTGCCACCCTTGTCACAGAAACCATTTCCTTCATCCACTGCTGTGTGAACCCTATTATCTATGCGTTCATGGGCGAGAAGTTCAAGAAACACCTCtcagaaatatttcagaaaagttGCAGCCACATCTTCCTCTACATAGGGAGACAAATCTCTAGGGAGGCCTGGGAAAGGTCATCCTCCTATCAGCACTCCTCCCATTCCTCCAGTATAGACTACATTTTGTGA